Within Actinoplanes sp. L3-i22, the genomic segment TGCTGCTCGACCACGGCTGGTTGCCGGGGATCTGGTGCGTCCAGTCGCCGCTCGCGTTGCCCACCACCAGCAGGCGCCCGCCGACCCCGAGAAGATCCATGCTTTGGGTACGGGCGTCGCCGCCGGCCGGGTCGACGATCACGTCGAATTTCTCCCCGTCCTCAGACCTGCCGCCGGTCTGCCCGCGACGACTGGACCTCAGGTCCTGGAACGTTCATTTTCCTGCGCGTATGCAGTCATCGTCGTGCACACGTCGTCGAGGAAGCGGCTGAACTCGGCCAGCAACTCGGGCGGATATCTGCTCATCATCGTGCCCATGCGCTCGGTGAGCGGGTCGAAGAAGCGATCGACCATCGCGTCGACGCCCGCGGTGGGGCGCAGCGTGACCACCCGCCGGTCCGCGCTGTCTCGTGTGCGCGTCACGTGGCCGGCGGCTTCGAGCCGGTTGAGCAGTGCCGAGGTCGCTCCCGGGGTCAGGCCGATGTGCTGACTGAGCTCGACCTGGGTCAGCGGTGCGCCGCGGTCCTGCGCCGCGAGGATCTCCACCAGCGCCGCGGCGTCGGTGGTGTGCAGCCCCGTCCGCGCGCCGAACTGGCGACCGAGCTCCCCGAAGACCGTCCCGTGCTCCCGTAGCCCCAGCAGCAGCCGATCGCGCTGCTCGTCAGTGGGGTTCGAAGCCTCGGGCACTGGCGTCTCCTCTGTTCCCGGCCGGGCAAGTCACGAAATGGTATCACCGCAATATAGTTCTACCGTGTGATAGTTTCACCGTAGAACTAGTGGGGGAGATGGCTCATGGCAGCACAAGCAGCGGCCCGCAAGTGGTGGGGCCTGATCGGGATCGCACCCGGGTCGTACCTCGCCGCCGGGTTGCTTGTTCTCGGCGTCGTGGCGACCCTGCTCATCCCGGCGGCTCACCCCGTCCCGGAGCTGCAGCTGAGTGGG encodes:
- a CDS encoding MarR family winged helix-turn-helix transcriptional regulator; amino-acid sequence: MPEASNPTDEQRDRLLLGLREHGTVFGELGRQFGARTGLHTTDAAALVEILAAQDRGAPLTQVELSQHIGLTPGATSALLNRLEAAGHVTRTRDSADRRVVTLRPTAGVDAMVDRFFDPLTERMGTMMSRYPPELLAEFSRFLDDVCTTMTAYAQENERSRT